The proteins below come from a single Necator americanus strain Aroian chromosome V, whole genome shotgun sequence genomic window:
- a CDS encoding hypothetical protein (NECATOR_CHRV.G18947.T1) gives MNCAFFLLNHNPILFPASFNSLNIISALVALFEKRMSSAERSCARGVQAAQSQLVSPSSYPDSITVAGSYYNILCNHPGGLMVNLKF, from the exons ATGAACTGTGccttttttctgctaaatCACAACCCTATTCTCTTTCCTGCGTCGTTCAATTCCTTGAACATCATATCTGCTTTAGTGGCACTTTTCGAAAAGAGAATGTCGTCCGCAGAACGAAG CTGCGCTCGTGGAGTGCAAGCCGCTCAATCTCAGCTCGTGTCGCCCTCGTCCTATCCAGATTCAATCACCGTGGCTGGCTCGTACTACAATATCCTCTGCAATCATCCTGGCGGACTTATGGTCAACCTCAAGTTCTAG
- a CDS encoding hypothetical protein (NECATOR_CHRV.G18947.T2), with product MIAIRTSEKGLGSGTLPLEATGCARGVQAAQSQLVSPSSYPDSITVAGSYYNILCNHPGGLMVNLKF from the exons ATGATAGCAATTCGTACTTCCGAAAAGGGACTCGGTAGTGGAACTTTACCACTGGAGGCGACCGG CTGCGCTCGTGGAGTGCAAGCCGCTCAATCTCAGCTCGTGTCGCCCTCGTCCTATCCAGATTCAATCACCGTGGCTGGCTCGTACTACAATATCCTCTGCAATCATCCTGGCGGACTTATGGTCAACCTCAAGTTCTAG